A single region of the Microtus ochrogaster isolate Prairie Vole_2 chromosome 2, MicOch1.0, whole genome shotgun sequence genome encodes:
- the Gcsam gene encoding germinal center-associated signaling and motility protein isoform X2 gives MGNCLQRKISYSRCWSCCHIVEGCSCLPWKNLSTFKTRKESPKQNKGMTSAPMQDNASQMYTEELCYVLVDHKALGGRPPGTSAEGFYENVSSLTERHRESSRGAETEYSVLRFSPTPQSPPSTEDEYELLVPSTLPSHAPQQPRPFTTAFETHFSHLK, from the exons ATGGGGAACTGTCTACAGAGGAAAATCAG TTATTCCAGATGCTGGAGTTGTTGCCACATCGTTGAAGGGTGTTCCTGCCTTCCTTG GAAAAACCTAAGCACATTTAAAACCAGAAAGGAATCCCCAAAGCAAA ATAAAGGGATGACTTCAGCTCCTATGCAG GACAATGCTAGCCAGATGTACACAGAGGAGTTATGCTATGTGCTTGTTGATCACAAGGCCCTTGGAGGAAGACCGCCAGGCACCTCTGCCGAGGGGTTCTACGAGAACGTCTCCAGCCTgactgagagacacagagagtctTCAAGAGGAGCAGAGACTGAGTATTCCGTTCTCcgtttctctcccacccctcaGTCCCCACCTTCCACAGAGGATGAATATGAACTTCTTGTGCCCAGCACACTCCCGTCTCATGCCCCTCAACAGCCACGGCCATTTACAACTGCCTTTGAGACTCACTTTTCTCATCTAAAATGA
- the Gcsam gene encoding germinal center-associated signaling and motility protein isoform X1 gives MGNCLQRKIRWQLGTQETHWNLRLQNAKQRARSYSRCWSCCHIVEGCSCLPWKNLSTFKTRKESPKQNKGMTSAPMQDNASQMYTEELCYVLVDHKALGGRPPGTSAEGFYENVSSLTERHRESSRGAETEYSVLRFSPTPQSPPSTEDEYELLVPSTLPSHAPQQPRPFTTAFETHFSHLK, from the exons ATGGGGAACTGTCTACAGAGGAAAATCAG GTGGCAGCTGGGCACTCAGGAGACACACTGGAATCTGAGACTCCAGAATGCCAAGCAGAGGGCACGCAG TTATTCCAGATGCTGGAGTTGTTGCCACATCGTTGAAGGGTGTTCCTGCCTTCCTTG GAAAAACCTAAGCACATTTAAAACCAGAAAGGAATCCCCAAAGCAAA ATAAAGGGATGACTTCAGCTCCTATGCAG GACAATGCTAGCCAGATGTACACAGAGGAGTTATGCTATGTGCTTGTTGATCACAAGGCCCTTGGAGGAAGACCGCCAGGCACCTCTGCCGAGGGGTTCTACGAGAACGTCTCCAGCCTgactgagagacacagagagtctTCAAGAGGAGCAGAGACTGAGTATTCCGTTCTCcgtttctctcccacccctcaGTCCCCACCTTCCACAGAGGATGAATATGAACTTCTTGTGCCCAGCACACTCCCGTCTCATGCCCCTCAACAGCCACGGCCATTTACAACTGCCTTTGAGACTCACTTTTCTCATCTAAAATGA